A stretch of Candidatus Omnitrophota bacterium DNA encodes these proteins:
- the tilS gene encoding tRNA lysidine(34) synthetase TilS, which yields MATNLIEQVLKTIRNYELLKPGDAVLVACSGGPDSVFLLHALVRLKNKLKLKKVAVCNLDHGLRGKESRADSLFVKKMAKELGLEFIHKKVNLKSAGLKGISTEELARAERYKFFKEAGAKLRAGVIATGHTLDDQAETVLMRVIKGASLKGLVGIAPSRNEGDLKVVRPLCELEKSEIVKYLDNERIDYRIDHTNLEPIYFRNIIRGEIIPFLEKFNPRLKRALFSMAEHLREDFEFIEEANAGIKGMVSYSKDGGVEIGLKDLIVQARAIQKEILRDLLEKAGGEVKKLSFRHWKEVEALINRKAKGSSVHLPGGIKAVRGEKTLRFAKI from the coding sequence ATGGCGACTAATTTAATTGAACAGGTTCTGAAAACTATCCGAAACTACGAGCTCTTGAAGCCGGGAGACGCGGTGCTGGTGGCGTGTTCCGGGGGGCCGGATTCTGTGTTTTTACTACATGCGCTCGTCCGGCTCAAGAATAAGCTCAAGCTTAAGAAAGTGGCGGTCTGTAACTTGGACCATGGTTTGCGCGGTAAGGAGTCCCGGGCTGATTCGCTCTTCGTTAAAAAGATGGCGAAAGAGCTAGGCCTTGAATTCATCCATAAGAAAGTGAATTTAAAAAGCGCCGGATTAAAAGGGATTTCGACCGAGGAGCTGGCGCGCGCGGAGCGTTACAAGTTCTTTAAGGAAGCCGGAGCAAAACTGCGAGCCGGCGTTATCGCGACCGGCCACACGCTGGACGATCAGGCCGAAACGGTTCTGATGCGGGTGATAAAGGGCGCTTCGTTAAAAGGGCTTGTCGGAATTGCTCCTTCGAGAAATGAGGGAGACCTCAAGGTAGTGCGGCCGCTCTGTGAGCTCGAGAAGTCGGAGATCGTGAAATATCTGGATAACGAAAGAATAGATTACAGGATCGACCATACAAATCTCGAGCCGATATATTTCAGGAATATTATCAGGGGGGAGATCATTCCGTTCCTTGAGAAATTCAATCCGCGCCTGAAGCGTGCCCTCTTCAGTATGGCGGAGCATCTGCGCGAAGATTTCGAATTCATAGAGGAGGCCAACGCCGGAATCAAGGGGATGGTCTCTTATTCAAAAGATGGCGGTGTCGAGATCGGCCTTAAGGATTTGATCGTTCAGGCGAGAGCCATTCAGAAAGAGATCCTGCGCGACTTGCTCGAGAAAGCCGGCGGCGAAGTGAAGAAGTTGTCGTTCAGGCATTGGAAAGAGGTAGAGGCCCTTATCAATCGTAAGGCGAAAGGCAGCTCTGTCCATCTGCCCGGCGGCATAAAGGCCGTGAGAGGCGAAAAGACCCTCCGTTTTGCTAAAATCTAA
- a CDS encoding FAD:protein FMN transferase, producing MTTPRAVTISLLFIMIILALIITRAIHQNAPVIEKEEFLMGTIVQIKAPVGPDGNAGRIGKAIDKAFDEIARVESVFSVYKADSEISKINRLKNGETLKISREAFELISKAIKYGLKTGGVFDITVKPLIDIWVRAKAEGKIPSESDIRDAIDKVGSRDVVLDSSGSTISFKKPGMAIDLGGVAKGYAAGQAIKVLKENGVKSAIVHAGGDMYCLGFKSGSKPWKVGIQHPRERLSIIYELEVRDKSVDTSGDYERYFMLRGKRYSHIIDPRTGMPIGDGVVSVTVIADDPTIGDIYSTALCILGEDGLGFAKEEGIDALMVKKTGSHFNVKMTEGFWKRYNVKEKSKL from the coding sequence ATGACTACTCCGCGCGCAGTAACAATTTCATTATTATTTATAATGATCATCCTGGCGCTCATCATAACGCGCGCTATCCATCAGAACGCTCCGGTAATAGAAAAAGAAGAATTTCTGATGGGCACTATCGTGCAGATCAAGGCTCCCGTAGGCCCGGATGGCAATGCCGGAAGGATCGGTAAGGCGATCGATAAGGCCTTCGATGAAATAGCCAGGGTTGAAAGCGTATTCAGCGTATACAAAGCCGACAGCGAGATATCAAAGATCAATCGTTTAAAAAATGGAGAAACGCTAAAGATCTCCAGAGAGGCTTTTGAGCTCATAAGTAAAGCTATCAAATACGGCCTCAAGACCGGCGGAGTGTTCGATATAACGGTAAAGCCGCTCATAGATATCTGGGTCAGGGCGAAGGCCGAAGGAAAAATTCCATCGGAAAGCGATATTCGAGACGCGATCGATAAAGTCGGCTCAAGGGATGTAGTATTGGACAGTTCCGGATCTACAATCTCATTTAAGAAGCCCGGCATGGCGATCGATCTGGGCGGAGTCGCGAAAGGCTATGCGGCCGGTCAGGCGATAAAAGTACTAAAGGAAAACGGCGTGAAGAGCGCTATCGTTCATGCCGGCGGCGATATGTATTGCCTCGGATTTAAATCCGGCAGTAAACCCTGGAAGGTGGGTATCCAGCATCCGCGGGAGAGGCTCTCGATCATCTATGAGCTTGAGGTGAGAGACAAGAGTGTTGATACATCCGGCGATTATGAGCGATATTTCATGTTGAGAGGGAAGCGCTACTCTCATATAATAGATCCCAGGACGGGGATGCCTATAGGCGATGGTGTGGTTAGCGTTACTGTGATAGCGGATGATCCGACTATAGGGGATATATATTCGACTGCGCTATGCATCTTGGGGGAAGACGGTTTAGGATTCGCGAAAGAAGAGGGCATCGATGCCTTGATGGTTAAAAAGACCGGCAGCCATTTTAATGTCAAGATGACGGAAGGATTTTGGAAGCGGTACAATGTTAAAGAAAAGAGCAAGCTCTAA
- the ftsH gene encoding ATP-dependent zinc metalloprotease FtsH yields MEPNKNRNKNVPPARSKGNFIIWFFIILGVLYLVNTFSQNPAEKPTREIPYAQFFQMLKDNNTTHNITACVKIENILKGSLSDGTKFIVNIPDSDQDMIRSLRENVKDFDIKPPKTLWMNLFYSLGPMVLFILFLWLFVYRGSAAQGGGRFMAFGKSRVTLGSEAKVKITFENVAGVDEAKQELQEVIEFLKDPRKFQRLGGKIPKGVLLMGPPGTGKTLLAKAVAGEANVPFLSMSGSDFVEMFVGVGASRVRDLFEQAKKSAKVSGRGAIIFIDEIDAVGRQRFAGIGGGHDEREQTLNALLVEMDGFNTQEGVILIAATNRPDVLDPALLRPGRFDRQIVIDRPDIVGREAILKVHIKNVKLDKSVELNVIARQTPGFSGADLANLVNEAALLAARRNKETVTMPELQESIERVMAGPERKSKIISKQEKLIVSYHETGHALLALVMPGADPLHKVSILPRGMALGYTIRMPLEDRYIVTKEELLGRITGLLGGRVSEELMFNELSTGAQNDLEIATALARKMVTRFGMSQKLGHLTFGHREEQIFLGRDIIEERNYSDQTALVIDQEIRRIIDECYTRAKDELIKHKDKLKMLAEKLLEKEVMDVDEIKTLLGIAKDENTAKA; encoded by the coding sequence ATGGAACCGAACAAGAATCGAAATAAAAATGTACCACCGGCAAGAAGTAAAGGTAACTTTATAATCTGGTTTTTCATAATTCTGGGCGTGCTCTACCTGGTCAATACCTTCAGCCAGAACCCGGCCGAAAAGCCTACCAGGGAAATACCCTACGCGCAATTTTTTCAGATGCTGAAAGATAACAACACCACTCATAATATAACTGCCTGCGTAAAGATCGAAAATATCCTTAAGGGGTCGCTTTCCGACGGGACAAAATTCATAGTCAATATACCCGATTCGGACCAGGATATGATCAGAAGTTTACGTGAGAACGTGAAAGATTTTGATATAAAACCGCCCAAGACGCTCTGGATGAACCTCTTTTATTCGCTCGGGCCCATGGTGCTATTCATCCTATTCCTATGGCTATTCGTATACAGGGGCAGCGCGGCTCAAGGCGGCGGAAGATTTATGGCGTTCGGGAAGTCGCGCGTGACGCTGGGGTCAGAGGCGAAGGTGAAGATCACGTTTGAAAATGTGGCCGGAGTGGATGAGGCCAAACAGGAACTGCAGGAAGTCATTGAATTCCTGAAAGATCCCCGCAAGTTTCAGCGGTTGGGCGGAAAGATCCCGAAAGGTGTCTTATTGATGGGCCCTCCGGGCACCGGCAAGACGCTCCTTGCCAAAGCAGTCGCCGGAGAGGCGAACGTGCCATTTCTTTCAATGTCAGGTTCCGATTTCGTCGAGATGTTTGTGGGAGTGGGCGCATCGAGAGTCCGTGACCTCTTCGAGCAGGCGAAGAAGTCCGCGAAGGTGAGCGGCCGCGGAGCGATCATATTTATCGATGAGATAGACGCCGTAGGACGCCAGCGCTTTGCCGGTATCGGCGGCGGCCATGATGAAAGAGAGCAGACCCTGAACGCGCTTCTCGTCGAGATGGATGGATTCAATACGCAGGAAGGGGTCATCCTGATAGCCGCTACCAACAGGCCCGATGTGCTTGACCCGGCTCTTCTCAGGCCTGGGAGATTTGACCGTCAGATAGTGATCGATAGGCCGGATATAGTGGGTAGAGAGGCGATACTCAAGGTTCACATCAAGAACGTGAAGCTCGACAAGTCGGTTGAGTTAAATGTGATCGCGCGCCAGACGCCCGGATTCTCCGGCGCGGATCTTGCCAATCTTGTAAATGAGGCGGCGCTCCTGGCAGCGCGCCGGAATAAAGAGACGGTCACGATGCCTGAATTGCAGGAATCTATTGAAAGGGTGATGGCCGGCCCCGAACGTAAATCTAAGATCATATCAAAACAGGAAAAGCTGATAGTCTCCTACCATGAGACGGGACATGCGCTTCTTGCTCTGGTGATGCCGGGCGCCGATCCGCTGCATAAGGTCTCGATATTGCCCAGGGGTATGGCCCTGGGTTATACCATACGTATGCCTTTGGAAGACAGATATATAGTTACCAAGGAAGAGCTTCTCGGGCGCATCACGGGCTTACTCGGCGGCAGAGTGAGTGAGGAGTTGATGTTCAATGAACTTTCCACCGGCGCTCAGAACGACCTTGAGATTGCTACGGCCCTTGCCCGCAAGATGGTCACAAGGTTCGGAATGAGCCAAAAGCTGGGGCACCTCACATTCGGCCACAGAGAAGAGCAGATCTTCCTGGGCCGGGATATCATTGAGGAGCGAAACTACAGCGATCAGACGGCGCTCGTAATAGACCAGGAGATCCGCAGGATAATAGACGAATGTTACACCAGGGCTAAAGATGAACTTATCAAACATAAAGACAAGCTGAAGATGCTTGCCGAGAAGCTTCTGGAAAAAGAAGTGATGGATGTGGACGAGATAAAGACCCTTCTGGGAATTGCCAAGGATGAAAATACTGCCAAGGCTTGA
- a CDS encoding AAA family ATPase → MAKKMFVAATMQNDGKTTVSLGLIAALKKRFDRIGFIKPIGQRYLVEQGYKVDEDSILIEEVFGIKCNIKDMSPIAIERGFTERFIEKGAEEDHAKQIADAYERVAADNDLVIIEGTGHAGVGSVLNLSNASVAKLLGADVLLISSGGVGKPIDEMMLNKALFDKEGVNIAGVVVNKVLPGKYERIAGLARKGLEQKGLNVFGVLPYQKILDIPTMREIKEELKIQILYEGDSFDKPVENVLIGAMNVKDAMQLVSNNTLMIIPGDRDDLIAAVCKVQSDKMKKNCRFSGLIISGGIMPGRGSVKNLSKSNIAVLITKEDTYKIASRIHSMVVKLKPQDTEKIKIIVDMVEKSLDIDKVVASLK, encoded by the coding sequence ATGGCGAAGAAGATGTTTGTCGCGGCTACGATGCAGAACGACGGGAAGACGACCGTATCGCTCGGCCTCATAGCGGCGCTGAAGAAGCGCTTTGACAGGATCGGCTTCATCAAGCCGATCGGCCAGCGCTATCTCGTGGAACAGGGCTATAAGGTCGACGAAGATTCGATACTTATCGAAGAGGTCTTCGGGATCAAATGCAATATTAAGGATATGTCCCCGATCGCGATAGAGCGCGGATTCACCGAGCGGTTCATCGAAAAGGGCGCCGAAGAGGACCATGCGAAACAGATCGCCGACGCGTATGAGCGTGTAGCCGCGGATAACGATCTTGTGATAATCGAAGGCACCGGGCACGCGGGCGTGGGGAGCGTCTTAAATTTGTCCAATGCCTCGGTGGCAAAGCTTCTTGGAGCGGACGTCCTGCTCATCTCATCGGGCGGCGTAGGCAAGCCCATAGACGAGATGATGCTCAATAAGGCGCTCTTTGACAAAGAGGGGGTAAATATTGCCGGAGTTGTGGTCAATAAGGTATTGCCGGGTAAGTACGAGAGGATAGCCGGCCTGGCAAGGAAGGGCCTTGAACAAAAGGGCCTGAACGTTTTCGGGGTACTGCCGTACCAGAAGATCCTCGATATACCCACGATGCGCGAGATAAAGGAAGAGCTGAAGATACAGATTTTATACGAAGGGGACAGTTTCGATAAGCCCGTCGAGAATGTGCTGATCGGGGCCATGAACGTCAAGGATGCGATGCAGCTTGTAAGTAATAATACTTTAATGATAATACCCGGCGATCGCGATGACCTGATCGCGGCGGTCTGTAAAGTTCAGTCGGACAAGATGAAGAAGAACTGCCGCTTTTCCGGCCTGATCATATCCGGCGGGATCATGCCCGGGCGCGGGAGCGTGAAGAATCTCAGTAAATCAAATATAGCTGTCCTGATCACCAAAGAGGATACATACAAGATAGCCTCACGGATACATTCGATGGTAGTGAAGTTGAAGCCCCAGGATACCGAAAAGATTAAGATAATCGTCGACATGGTCGAGAAGTCCCTCGATATCGATAAGGTCGTCGCCAGCCTGAAATGA
- a CDS encoding NAD(P)/FAD-dependent oxidoreductase, giving the protein MTQEPPESEVFDIAVVGGGAAGSMAAIRAGELKKSVILIERNDSIGKKILITGKGRCNITNTAPIETFIEKFGGSGKFLRTALFRFFNADLIEFFRSHGLDMKTERQGRVFPVTDKARSVVEVLENCLAGNGVKVMYKAKLEAIKTKNGLFQLELEGRHTIIAKKVILAAGGASYKATGSTGDSFNIAAKLGHTIVPLKAGLVPLVTKEKWVKDLQGLALEHIRLTFECGKKRLVSEIGELMFTHFGVSGPLVLDLSGEVVTLLSENKEVRLLIDLKPALTVEQMEKRMLNDLKGPGRMQFKNVMKGYLPQRLIAVFMNLAGIDAEREANQITYEERRAILNLFKALPLTIKGALPIEEAMVTGGGVSTREINPRTMESKIVPGLYFAGEIIDGCASSGGYNLQQAFSTGHLAGEGAAAQVN; this is encoded by the coding sequence ATGACGCAAGAACCACCTGAATCGGAAGTTTTTGACATCGCCGTGGTCGGAGGTGGTGCCGCTGGAAGCATGGCCGCTATACGGGCCGGCGAGCTCAAGAAGAGTGTTATCCTGATAGAGCGCAATGATTCGATCGGTAAGAAGATACTCATCACAGGCAAGGGCAGGTGCAATATAACGAATACCGCGCCCATCGAAACGTTTATTGAAAAATTCGGTGGAAGCGGTAAGTTTCTGCGCACGGCCCTATTCAGGTTCTTCAATGCCGATTTGATAGAATTTTTCAGGTCCCACGGCCTCGATATGAAGACTGAGCGGCAGGGGCGGGTATTTCCGGTAACCGATAAGGCGCGTTCGGTCGTAGAGGTCCTTGAGAATTGCCTCGCCGGAAACGGTGTTAAAGTAATGTATAAGGCAAAGCTTGAGGCTATTAAAACAAAGAATGGATTATTTCAGCTTGAGCTAGAGGGCCGCCATACGATAATCGCAAAGAAGGTTATCCTCGCCGCAGGAGGCGCGTCATATAAGGCAACCGGCTCGACGGGCGACTCTTTTAATATAGCCGCTAAGCTGGGGCATACGATAGTTCCTCTTAAGGCCGGCCTCGTGCCGCTCGTCACAAAAGAGAAATGGGTTAAGGACCTGCAGGGGCTGGCGCTTGAGCATATACGTCTCACGTTCGAATGCGGTAAGAAGAGGCTGGTCTCTGAAATAGGCGAGCTGATGTTTACTCATTTCGGTGTTTCAGGGCCGCTTGTCCTGGATTTAAGCGGCGAGGTGGTGACGCTTCTATCGGAGAATAAGGAAGTTCGCCTCCTGATCGATCTTAAGCCGGCCTTGACCGTAGAACAGATGGAGAAGAGGATGCTGAATGATCTCAAAGGGCCGGGTAGAATGCAATTTAAGAATGTAATGAAAGGCTATCTTCCGCAGAGGCTCATAGCGGTCTTCATGAATTTAGCGGGGATCGACGCTGAAAGAGAGGCTAACCAGATCACGTATGAAGAGAGGCGCGCAATTCTTAATTTATTTAAAGCATTGCCTCTGACTATTAAAGGGGCGCTACCCATAGAAGAGGCGATGGTTACCGGCGGAGGGGTTTCGACGCGGGAGATCAATCCGAGGACTATGGAATCGAAGATAGTCCCGGGACTATACTTTGCGGGCGAGATCATAGACGGATGCGCCTCGAGCGGCGGTTATAATTTGCAACAGGCATTCTCGACCGGCCATCTCGCAGGTGAAGGCGCCGCTGCCCAAGTTAACTGA
- the mutT gene encoding 8-oxo-dGTP diphosphatase MutT has protein sequence MFKVTAAVIEKDGKILIAKRRIGDRHGGRWEFPGGKIGPGETPEECLKRELKEELGIEAEIGEFICASRFRYMLVPLELLVYKARYLSGEFRALDHDELRWVEPSQLSEYDFAKADVKVVKKLMKDICHDARTT, from the coding sequence GTGTTCAAGGTTACAGCCGCTGTCATTGAAAAAGACGGCAAGATATTGATAGCGAAGAGGCGCATAGGCGATCGTCACGGCGGCAGGTGGGAATTCCCGGGAGGCAAGATAGGCCCCGGTGAGACTCCCGAGGAGTGCCTGAAGCGGGAACTTAAAGAAGAGCTCGGCATCGAAGCCGAGATCGGAGAATTCATCTGCGCGAGCAGATTCAGATATATGCTGGTGCCGCTGGAGCTATTGGTCTACAAAGCCCGTTATCTCTCCGGAGAATTCCGGGCGCTCGATCACGATGAATTAAGATGGGTCGAGCCTTCTCAATTAAGCGAATACGACTTCGCGAAGGCCGATGTTAAGGTTGTGAAGAAACTGATGAAAGATATTTGTCATGACGCAAGAACCACCTGA
- the larE gene encoding ATP-dependent sacrificial sulfur transferase LarE produces the protein MGKIEKLKKILKGMKSVVIAYSGGLDSTFLLKVALDSLGRQNVLAVTARSETYPEAEYKEAMRIVKKIGARHITIHTKELEIKNFKSNPVNRCYYCKKELFRKLDNLRKSRRMRYLLDGTNYDDLKDVRYGRFAAKELGVRSPLLEAKFTKADIRRYSKRLRLPTWDKPPFACLASRLPFHNKITAKNLKRIDEAESYLKSLGFKQVRVRLHKDIARLELLPSDQNKAIKLRDKITNKLRKLGFIYITIDLMGYRTGSMHEAVRYS, from the coding sequence ATGGGTAAGATAGAGAAGCTGAAAAAAATACTGAAGGGCATGAAGAGCGTTGTGATCGCGTATTCCGGTGGGCTCGACAGCACGTTTCTGCTAAAAGTGGCCCTCGACTCGCTCGGCAGGCAGAATGTGCTTGCCGTGACGGCGCGTTCCGAAACTTATCCGGAGGCTGAATATAAAGAGGCGATGCGAATAGTAAAGAAGATTGGCGCGAGGCACATCACGATACATACAAAAGAGCTTGAGATAAAGAACTTCAAATCGAACCCGGTCAATCGATGCTACTATTGCAAGAAAGAGCTCTTCAGGAAGCTCGATAACTTGCGGAAATCGCGCAGAATGCGCTACCTTCTCGACGGCACCAATTACGACGATCTGAAAGATGTGCGCTACGGAAGATTCGCGGCAAAGGAATTAGGCGTAAGAAGCCCGCTTCTCGAGGCTAAATTTACTAAAGCCGATATCAGAAGATATTCGAAGCGTCTCAGGCTTCCGACCTGGGATAAGCCACCGTTTGCCTGTCTCGCATCTCGCCTTCCATTCCATAATAAGATAACCGCGAAAAACCTGAAGAGGATAGATGAAGCCGAAAGTTATTTAAAGAGTCTGGGGTTTAAGCAGGTAAGAGTCAGATTGCACAAAGATATCGCTAGGCTTGAGCTATTACCGTCGGATCAGAATAAAGCTATTAAGTTGAGGGATAAAATTACGAATAAATTAAGGAAGCTCGGTTTTATCTATATAACGATCGATCTGATGGGATACCGGACCGGTAGCATGCATGAAGCGGTCCGATATTCTTAA
- a CDS encoding pyridoxamine 5'-phosphate oxidase family protein, with translation MKDAPKMLITENIKKFLLNKEFVSVGTCDLSGRPNAAPKYVIKIDDGFIYLADYVRGHTFQNLKINPKISLSATDMKTLEGWQINGTVKIITEGPQYKKLSKTMIDMEVRHTARRIIEDVQGIQKHNFFEVSFPKKVVIFKVKCTKITKIGITGNLQVKRIKN, from the coding sequence GTGAAAGACGCGCCAAAGATGTTAATAACGGAAAATATCAAAAAATTCTTGTTAAATAAAGAATTTGTAAGCGTCGGGACATGCGATTTAAGCGGCAGGCCTAATGCGGCGCCTAAATACGTAATAAAGATAGATGATGGCTTTATATACCTGGCCGATTATGTCAGAGGACATACATTTCAAAATTTAAAGATTAACCCTAAAATATCGCTCTCCGCCACCGATATGAAGACTCTGGAGGGATGGCAAATAAACGGTACAGTCAAAATTATAACCGAGGGGCCTCAATATAAGAAACTCTCAAAGACAATGATAGATATGGAAGTGCGACATACCGCAAGGCGTATTATTGAAGATGTTCAGGGAATACAGAAGCATAATTTTTTTGAAGTGTCATTTCCTAAAAAAGTTGTGATATTTAAAGTCAAATGCACGAAGATCACTAAGATCGGCATCACCGGAAATTTGCAAGTCAAAAGGATAAAGAATTAA
- the folP gene encoding dihydropteroate synthase gives MKILPRLDLSGRTHVMGVLNVTPDSFSDGGSFFDKTKAVKRALAIAREGADIIDIGGESTRPGARGISAREELARVIPVILAVSKKTRIPISIDTMKAEVAEEAIRAGATIVNDVSGLKYDKDMASVVAKYGASVIIMHMKGTPRNMQLRPRYKDTVKDIVKDLKISIKMAKEVGVAGDKIIIDPGIGFGKTFEHNLEILNRLEEFTELKRPICVGTSRKSFIGKALGIKDPGGRLIGTIAASVIAIMKGASLIRVHDVKEAAQAALMTDSILRSGAN, from the coding sequence ATGAAAATACTGCCAAGGCTTGATCTCTCCGGACGCACCCATGTGATGGGTGTATTGAACGTGACTCCGGATTCTTTTTCCGACGGAGGTAGTTTCTTTGATAAGACGAAGGCCGTAAAACGCGCCCTGGCAATTGCCCGCGAAGGCGCGGATATTATAGATATCGGAGGCGAATCTACGCGTCCAGGCGCTAGGGGTATCAGCGCCAGAGAAGAATTGGCCCGTGTGATCCCTGTGATATTGGCCGTTTCGAAAAAGACCCGCATCCCGATCTCTATCGATACTATGAAGGCGGAGGTTGCGGAAGAGGCCATCAGGGCCGGCGCGACTATCGTAAACGATGTCTCCGGACTGAAATATGATAAGGATATGGCGTCCGTTGTCGCGAAGTATGGCGCTTCAGTTATAATTATGCACATGAAGGGCACGCCCAGGAATATGCAGTTAAGGCCGCGTTATAAAGACACCGTAAAAGATATAGTCAAAGATTTAAAAATTTCGATAAAGATGGCTAAGGAAGTAGGCGTGGCCGGCGATAAGATCATAATAGACCCCGGAATAGGGTTCGGCAAGACATTCGAACATAACCTTGAGATACTGAACAGGCTGGAGGAATTTACAGAGTTGAAGCGGCCTATATGCGTCGGCACTTCACGCAAGTCGTTCATAGGAAAGGCCCTTGGTATAAAAGATCCGGGAGGAAGGCTTATCGGCACGATCGCGGCATCTGTAATAGCTATAATGAAAGGCGCGAGCCTGATAAGAGTTCATGATGTTAAAGAGGCCGCACAGGCTGCCCTTATGACAGACAGCATATTACGGTCAGGAGCAAATTAA
- the mnmA gene encoding tRNA 2-thiouridine(34) synthase MnmA: MLKKRASSKTKVVVGLSGGVDSSLAAALLKKEGYDVIGITFRMWPKEECGQSSLRACCSLEAVTRARAVSEDLGIPYYVVDFSADFKKHVIDYFCSEYLKGLTPNPCVICNQKIKFGKLLEKARSLGASYVATGHYAKTGLDKKSGRFLLKEGKDKVKEQSYFLFNLSQEQLKHAIFPLGNMTKKKVRALAKRMKIKTYNTVSSQDICFIRDRNYAEYIREKTGVEIKIGKIVDKYGKVLGQHKGIPFYTIGQRRGLGVAYKEPLYVTAFDIESNRVVVGVKEDLMKKTVIADRLNWISVKGIEKPLKVMAKIRYNHKKAKAVVTNMGADVVRVDFDKPQSAPTPGQAVVFYDKDIVVGGGWIKEAQ; encoded by the coding sequence ATGTTAAAGAAAAGAGCAAGCTCTAAGACAAAGGTCGTAGTGGGGCTGTCCGGCGGAGTCGATTCGTCGCTGGCGGCCGCGCTTCTTAAGAAAGAAGGCTACGACGTCATCGGCATCACATTCAGAATGTGGCCGAAGGAAGAATGCGGGCAAAGTAGCTTGCGCGCCTGCTGCTCTCTCGAAGCGGTGACCCGCGCCAGGGCAGTCTCGGAGGATTTAGGGATACCTTATTATGTGGTCGATTTTAGCGCGGACTTCAAAAAGCATGTTATAGACTATTTCTGCTCGGAATATCTGAAGGGTCTTACACCGAACCCGTGCGTTATCTGTAACCAAAAAATTAAATTCGGAAAACTTCTCGAGAAAGCGCGATCGCTCGGCGCGTCATACGTTGCGACGGGCCATTACGCGAAGACAGGCTTAGATAAGAAGAGCGGGCGGTTTCTACTTAAAGAGGGCAAGGATAAGGTAAAAGAGCAGTCTTACTTTTTATTCAATCTTTCACAGGAGCAGTTAAAGCATGCGATCTTTCCGCTGGGCAACATGACAAAGAAGAAGGTGCGGGCTCTCGCTAAAAGAATGAAGATAAAGACCTATAATACGGTTTCGAGCCAGGATATCTGTTTTATCCGGGACCGGAATTACGCAGAATATATCAGGGAGAAGACGGGCGTCGAGATAAAAATCGGTAAGATCGTAGATAAATACGGTAAAGTACTTGGCCAGCATAAGGGTATACCATTCTATACGATAGGCCAGCGCCGCGGGCTCGGTGTAGCATATAAAGAGCCTCTCTACGTTACGGCATTTGACATTGAGAGTAATCGTGTTGTGGTCGGGGTGAAAGAAGATTTGATGAAGAAGACCGTTATTGCCGACAGGCTCAACTGGATATCGGTAAAGGGGATAGAGAAACCTCTGAAAGTGATGGCTAAGATACGGTATAATCATAAGAAGGCGAAGGCTGTTGTCACGAATATGGGCGCCGATGTCGTTCGGGTTGATTTCGACAAACCTCAATCAGCGCCAACGCCGGGTCAGGCGGTCGTCTTCTACGATAAGGATATTGTTGTAGGAGGCGGCTGGATTAAGGAAGCGCAATAA